The Canis lupus baileyi chromosome 28, mCanLup2.hap1, whole genome shotgun sequence genome has a segment encoding these proteins:
- the OTUD6B gene encoding deubiquitinase OTUD6B isoform X2 codes for MGPRVKGEGGSAGPRGLRPLPARVRGSPVVMEAALAEELDEEEQLARRHRRERKELQAKIQGMKNAVPKNDKKRRKQLTEDVAKLEAEMEQKHKEELEQLKLNSKGGKIDSVAVNISNLVLENQPPRISKAQKRRDKKAALEKEREERIAEAEIENLSGARHIESEKLAQVLAARQLEIKQIPSDGHCMYRAIEDQLKEQKCPLTVAALRSQTAEYIQGHVEDFLPFLTNPNTGNMYTPEEFRKYCDDIVNTAAWGGQLESKL; via the exons ATGGGGCCCCGGGTGAAGGGTGAGGGTGGAAGCGCCGGGCCGCGCGGGCTGCGGCCTCTGCCGGCGCGGGTGCGCGGCTCCCCGGTCGTCATGGAGGCGGCGTTGGCCGAGGAGCTCGATGAGGAGGAGCAGCTGGCGAGGAGGCACCgcagagagaggaaagagctGCAAG CCAAAATTCAGGGTATGAAGAATGCTGTTCCCAAGAATGACAAAAAGAGGAGGAAGCAACTCACTGAAGATGTCGCTAAGTTGGAAGCAGAAATGGAACAGAAACATAAAGAAGAACTGGAGCAACTAAAGCTGAATTCTAAGGGGGGAAAA atagaTTCTGTTGCTGTTAACATTTCAAACTTGGTTCTCGAGAATCAGCCACCTCGGATATCAAAAGCACAAAAGAGACGG GACAAAAAAGCTGCATTGGAAAAGGAGCGAGAAGAAAGGATAGCTGAAGCTGAAATTGAGAACTTGTCTGGAGCTAGGCACATAGAAAGTGAAAAACTTGCTCAAGTATTGGCAGCTAGACAGTTGGAAATTAAACAGATTCCATCTGATGGCCACTGTATGTACAGAGCCATTGAAGATCAGCTGAAAGAACAGAAATGCCCCTTGACCGTGGCTGCCTTGAGAAGTCAAACTGCTGAATATATACAAGGCCATGTGGAAGACTTTCTGCCGTTTTTAACAAATCCTAATACAGGAAATATGTATACTCCAG AAGAGTTTAGAAAGTACTGTGATGATATCGTCAACACAGCTGCATGGGGAGGTCAGCTTGAG agcaAGTTGTAA
- the OTUD6B gene encoding deubiquitinase OTUD6B isoform X1: MGPRVKGEGGSAGPRGLRPLPARVRGSPVVMEAALAEELDEEEQLARRHRRERKELQAKIQGMKNAVPKNDKKRRKQLTEDVAKLEAEMEQKHKEELEQLKLNSKGGKIDSVAVNISNLVLENQPPRISKAQKRRDKKAALEKEREERIAEAEIENLSGARHIESEKLAQVLAARQLEIKQIPSDGHCMYRAIEDQLKEQKCPLTVAALRSQTAEYIQGHVEDFLPFLTNPNTGNMYTPEEFRKYCDDIVNTAAWGGQLELRALSHILQTPIEIIQADSPPIVVGEEYPKKPLILVYMRHAYGLGEHYNSVTQLVNTATENCS, from the exons ATGGGGCCCCGGGTGAAGGGTGAGGGTGGAAGCGCCGGGCCGCGCGGGCTGCGGCCTCTGCCGGCGCGGGTGCGCGGCTCCCCGGTCGTCATGGAGGCGGCGTTGGCCGAGGAGCTCGATGAGGAGGAGCAGCTGGCGAGGAGGCACCgcagagagaggaaagagctGCAAG CCAAAATTCAGGGTATGAAGAATGCTGTTCCCAAGAATGACAAAAAGAGGAGGAAGCAACTCACTGAAGATGTCGCTAAGTTGGAAGCAGAAATGGAACAGAAACATAAAGAAGAACTGGAGCAACTAAAGCTGAATTCTAAGGGGGGAAAA atagaTTCTGTTGCTGTTAACATTTCAAACTTGGTTCTCGAGAATCAGCCACCTCGGATATCAAAAGCACAAAAGAGACGG GACAAAAAAGCTGCATTGGAAAAGGAGCGAGAAGAAAGGATAGCTGAAGCTGAAATTGAGAACTTGTCTGGAGCTAGGCACATAGAAAGTGAAAAACTTGCTCAAGTATTGGCAGCTAGACAGTTGGAAATTAAACAGATTCCATCTGATGGCCACTGTATGTACAGAGCCATTGAAGATCAGCTGAAAGAACAGAAATGCCCCTTGACCGTGGCTGCCTTGAGAAGTCAAACTGCTGAATATATACAAGGCCATGTGGAAGACTTTCTGCCGTTTTTAACAAATCCTAATACAGGAAATATGTATACTCCAG AAGAGTTTAGAAAGTACTGTGATGATATCGTCAACACAGCTGCATGGGGAGGTCAGCTTGAG ctAAGAGCCTTGTCTCACATTTTGCAAACACCAATAGAGATAATCCAGGCAGATTCTCCTCCTATTGTAGTTGGTGAAGAATATCCAAAAAAACCATTAATACTTGT ATATATGAGACATGCATACGGCTTAGGAGAACATTACAATTCTGTTACACAGTTGGTGAACACAGCTACTGAAAATTGCAGCTAG
- the OTUD6B gene encoding deubiquitinase OTUD6B isoform X3, protein MISKDKKAALEKEREERIAEAEIENLSGARHIESEKLAQVLAARQLEIKQIPSDGHCMYRAIEDQLKEQKCPLTVAALRSQTAEYIQGHVEDFLPFLTNPNTGNMYTPEEFRKYCDDIVNTAAWGGQLELRALSHILQTPIEIIQADSPPIVVGEEYPKKPLILVYMRHAYGLGEHYNSVTQLVNTATENCS, encoded by the exons ATGATATCCAAG GACAAAAAAGCTGCATTGGAAAAGGAGCGAGAAGAAAGGATAGCTGAAGCTGAAATTGAGAACTTGTCTGGAGCTAGGCACATAGAAAGTGAAAAACTTGCTCAAGTATTGGCAGCTAGACAGTTGGAAATTAAACAGATTCCATCTGATGGCCACTGTATGTACAGAGCCATTGAAGATCAGCTGAAAGAACAGAAATGCCCCTTGACCGTGGCTGCCTTGAGAAGTCAAACTGCTGAATATATACAAGGCCATGTGGAAGACTTTCTGCCGTTTTTAACAAATCCTAATACAGGAAATATGTATACTCCAG AAGAGTTTAGAAAGTACTGTGATGATATCGTCAACACAGCTGCATGGGGAGGTCAGCTTGAG ctAAGAGCCTTGTCTCACATTTTGCAAACACCAATAGAGATAATCCAGGCAGATTCTCCTCCTATTGTAGTTGGTGAAGAATATCCAAAAAAACCATTAATACTTGT ATATATGAGACATGCATACGGCTTAGGAGAACATTACAATTCTGTTACACAGTTGGTGAACACAGCTACTGAAAATTGCAGCTAG